A window of the Corynebacterium minutissimum genome harbors these coding sequences:
- a CDS encoding thymidylate synthase: MATMIETPYEDLLRRVLEEGAPKGDRTGTGTRSLFGAQLRYNLAESFPLLTTKKVYFHGVIGELLWFLRGESNVKWLQENKVRIWNEWADEYGELGPVYGVQWRSWPTPDGQHIDQIQVALDTLKNNPDSRRNLVSAWNVSELDKMALMPCHLLFQLYVANGKLSMQVYQRSADMFLGVPFNLASYAALTHMFAQQAGLDVGELIWTGGDCHIYNDHIEQVKEQLSREPREYPQLKLHKAESLFDYDFEDFEVIGYDPHPTIKAQVSV; encoded by the coding sequence ATGGCGACCATGATTGAGACTCCATACGAGGACCTCCTGCGCCGCGTCCTCGAAGAAGGCGCACCCAAAGGCGACCGCACTGGCACCGGCACCCGCTCCCTGTTCGGCGCCCAGCTGCGCTACAACCTGGCGGAGTCTTTTCCGCTACTGACCACCAAGAAGGTCTACTTCCACGGCGTGATTGGTGAGCTGCTGTGGTTCCTGCGCGGCGAGTCCAACGTCAAGTGGCTGCAGGAAAACAAGGTCCGCATCTGGAACGAGTGGGCTGATGAGTACGGCGAACTGGGCCCTGTCTACGGCGTGCAATGGCGCTCGTGGCCCACGCCGGATGGCCAGCACATCGACCAGATTCAGGTCGCGCTGGACACGCTCAAGAACAATCCGGATTCCCGCCGCAACCTGGTCTCCGCGTGGAACGTCTCTGAGTTGGACAAGATGGCGCTCATGCCCTGCCACCTGCTTTTCCAGCTCTATGTCGCTAACGGCAAACTCTCCATGCAGGTCTACCAGCGCTCAGCCGACATGTTCCTCGGTGTTCCCTTCAATCTGGCGTCCTACGCCGCGCTGACCCACATGTTTGCCCAGCAAGCAGGCTTGGACGTAGGCGAACTCATTTGGACCGGCGGCGATTGCCACATCTACAACGACCATATTGAGCAGGTCAAGGAACAACTCTCCCGTGAGCCGCGCGAATATCCGCAGCTCAAGCTCCACAAGGCAGAGAGCCTCTTTGACTACGACTTCGAGGATTTCGAGGTCATCGGCTACGACCCCCACCCCACCATCAAGGCGCAGGTGTCCGTCTAA
- a CDS encoding 3'(2'),5'-bisphosphate nucleotidase CysQ: MTVEISDSRLTNSLADGCGEILKGVRNGGLLRGLALGDAGDEAAQEWIARVLEQHRPQDGVLSEEASDDLSRLKKERVWIVDPLDGTKEFATGRQDWAVHIALVENGVPTHAAVGMPDMGVTFKSSDVRAVTGPLSKKFVVSRNRPPKVADYVAEKMGFDTVGVGSAGAKAIHVLLGDYDAYIHAGGQYEWDQAAPVGVALAAGLHCSRLDGSSIKFNNEDTFIPDLLVCRPELADDILEHAAAYAEANGGY, from the coding sequence ATGACCGTTGAGATTTCTGATTCCCGTCTAACTAATTCCCTCGCCGATGGCTGCGGTGAGATCCTCAAAGGCGTGCGCAACGGTGGCCTGCTGCGTGGCTTGGCGCTGGGTGATGCCGGCGATGAAGCCGCTCAGGAATGGATCGCCCGCGTCCTCGAGCAGCACCGCCCACAAGACGGGGTTCTGTCTGAAGAGGCCTCCGATGACTTGAGCCGTCTGAAGAAGGAGCGCGTGTGGATCGTGGACCCGCTCGACGGCACCAAGGAGTTCGCTACCGGTCGCCAGGACTGGGCCGTCCACATCGCGCTGGTAGAAAACGGCGTCCCCACCCACGCAGCAGTGGGCATGCCGGATATGGGTGTCACCTTTAAGTCCTCCGATGTGCGCGCGGTGACCGGCCCGCTGTCGAAGAAGTTTGTGGTCTCCCGCAACCGCCCGCCGAAGGTCGCAGACTATGTTGCAGAGAAGATGGGCTTTGACACTGTTGGAGTAGGCTCCGCTGGTGCGAAAGCCATCCACGTCCTGTTGGGTGACTATGACGCCTACATTCACGCCGGTGGCCAGTACGAATGGGACCAGGCCGCCCCGGTAGGCGTTGCCTTGGCCGCGGGCCTGCATTGCTCGCGCCTGGATGGCTCCTCTATCAAGTTCAACAACGAGGACACCTTCATCCCCGACCTACTGGTCTGCCGCCCCGAGCTGGCTGACGACATCCTCGAACACGCCGCCGCCTACGCGGAGGCCAACGGCGGGTACTAA
- a CDS encoding DEAD/DEAH box helicase: MPKNVLAKFRPQVAGWFADVFATPTPVQEEAWQAISAGDNVLVVAPTGSGKTLAAFLWALNSLVEREGQTALPLSNEPTREGAHGGVRVLYISPLKALGVDVENNLRAPLNGIARTAERLGLDVPDITVGVRSGDTPQAERARQVRKPPDILITTPESAYLMLTSKAAGILKTVDTVIIDEIHALAGTKRGVHLALTLERLGLIAGEFQRIGLSATVRPLSAVANFLGGDRPVDIIAPPAKKRWQLDVHVPVEDMSDLPTPEQGSPIGEATVDDPLGITAGPQDTLRLHSQRGEESGPGDSALPTAKSIWPFIEEELYAEIMEQRSTLVFVNSRRTAERLTSRLNELYAQEHDPESLSPATRRDPAQLMKQVDVAGKAPAVIARAHHGSVSKDERALTETMLKEGTLKAVVATSSLELGIDMGAVELVVQVESPPSVASGLQRVGRAGHSVGAVSHGSFYPKHRADLVQSALIVARMEEGLIEEMHAPRNPLDVLAQQTVAAVVASASAGTREGLDADTWYGTVRRAWPYKDLAREVFDSVLDLVSGVYPSTDFAELKPRVVYDRVTGVLTPRPGAQRVAVTNGGTIPDRGMFGVFLVGTGEAGSAPRRVGELDEEMVYETRVGDVFTLGATSWRVEEITRDQVLVTPAPGHTGRLPFWNGDQAGRPYELGKALGAFRREAYADPSVVRDADENARRNIAAYLREQDEATGLIPDEKTLLLERFTDELGDWRVLLHTPFGRPVNAAWALAVGQRVAERTGMDAQAVAGDDGIVLRLPQGEADPDASLFLFDADEIADIVTEQVGNSALFASRFRECAARALLLPRRNPGKRAPLWQQRQRAEQLLDVARNYPSFPIILETVRECVQDVYDLPALTEVMRELAHRRIRIAEVTTEQPSPFASSLLFNYTGAFMYEGDSPLAEKRAAALALDPALLAKLLGTVELRELLDADVIAEVHAQLQRTIPERQARTTEEVADLLRVLGPIPVEEFGAHATVPLSALDALGARIMRVRINGREHVAQALDAPLLRDGLGIPVPPGIPAQQATITDAVDQLVSRWARTRGPFVARDVQDAFGLSAAVAHSTLKGLDSILAGHYRQGVEEQEYCAAEVLKVIRSRSLAAARAATQPVSPAAFGRFLPDWQQVAAVGRRPVLRGVDGVFAVIEQLAGVRLPASVWESLILPARVGDYSPTMLDELTASGEVLILGAGKAGSNDPWIMLLPVDYAAQLAPQVSEEEAGPSLLQTQLLAALQGGGSYLISDIQPQLSGTPEEVREALWGLVEAGLVSPDSFAPIRAHLAAGGRAGRAAHRAKRRPSRSRLRMGRTSFAQAHNASGTPTAPDVVGRWSLSVPAATDATSRSIAHGEAWLDRYGVLTRGSVVAEDVLGGFALAYKVLSGFEESGKAMRGYVIEGLGAAQFSTPAVIDRLRGLADSPDVTGWPSGTRELQTYVLAATDPANPYGAALSWPPSDGPDSAARPTRAAGALVVLMDGLPVAHLTRGGKTLTTFLTALPEGIERAEVLTAILNGLNELVASGRLSKLVIEKANGRPIFESELAGELRALGAALTPKGVRMSGSAHTSSSSRAGQHGEPGEDARSSEPHRPLLRGGRRAVDAIEELTFDDPVDSSEPNDPPSAPSSPGGFRPRRRRR; the protein is encoded by the coding sequence ATGCCCAAAAACGTTCTGGCGAAGTTCCGCCCGCAGGTAGCCGGTTGGTTCGCGGACGTTTTCGCTACCCCCACCCCCGTTCAGGAGGAAGCCTGGCAGGCCATTTCCGCAGGTGACAATGTACTCGTGGTGGCACCGACTGGCTCTGGTAAGACGCTCGCGGCTTTTCTGTGGGCGTTGAATTCTTTGGTAGAGCGCGAGGGCCAGACCGCGCTTCCACTGAGCAATGAACCAACACGTGAGGGCGCTCATGGCGGTGTACGAGTGCTCTACATTTCCCCACTCAAGGCTTTGGGCGTAGATGTGGAGAATAACCTGCGCGCCCCGCTCAACGGTATTGCCCGCACCGCTGAGCGCCTAGGTCTCGACGTTCCGGATATCACCGTCGGCGTGCGCTCCGGCGATACCCCGCAAGCCGAACGCGCCCGCCAGGTGCGCAAGCCGCCGGACATCCTCATCACCACGCCGGAATCGGCCTATCTTATGCTCACCTCGAAGGCTGCCGGAATCCTGAAGACCGTGGATACCGTCATCATCGATGAGATTCACGCGCTCGCCGGCACCAAACGCGGCGTGCACTTGGCCCTGACTTTGGAGCGCCTCGGGCTTATCGCGGGTGAGTTCCAGCGCATTGGGCTGTCGGCTACGGTGCGTCCGCTGAGCGCTGTTGCCAACTTCTTGGGCGGTGACCGTCCCGTGGATATCATCGCCCCGCCCGCCAAGAAGCGCTGGCAGCTTGATGTCCACGTGCCGGTGGAAGACATGTCGGACCTGCCCACCCCGGAACAGGGCTCGCCCATCGGGGAGGCTACTGTCGACGACCCCCTTGGCATCACCGCAGGCCCTCAAGACACGTTGCGCCTACACTCGCAACGCGGGGAAGAGAGCGGGCCAGGAGACTCCGCTCTGCCCACAGCGAAATCCATCTGGCCCTTCATCGAAGAAGAGCTTTACGCTGAAATCATGGAGCAGCGCTCCACCCTTGTCTTCGTCAACTCGCGGCGGACTGCCGAGCGGCTTACCAGCCGACTCAACGAGCTCTATGCCCAGGAGCACGATCCGGAGTCCTTGAGCCCGGCCACCCGGCGCGACCCGGCCCAGCTGATGAAACAGGTTGACGTCGCCGGTAAGGCACCTGCCGTCATCGCCCGCGCTCACCACGGTTCAGTGTCCAAGGACGAGCGCGCGCTGACGGAGACGATGCTCAAGGAAGGCACGCTCAAGGCCGTGGTGGCCACGAGCTCCCTGGAGCTGGGCATCGACATGGGAGCGGTGGAGCTGGTGGTGCAGGTGGAGTCGCCGCCCTCGGTGGCCTCCGGCTTGCAGCGCGTGGGCCGCGCCGGGCACTCTGTGGGCGCGGTCTCCCACGGTTCTTTCTATCCCAAGCACCGCGCGGACCTCGTGCAATCAGCACTCATCGTTGCCCGCATGGAGGAGGGCCTCATTGAGGAGATGCACGCCCCGCGCAACCCGTTGGACGTGTTGGCGCAGCAGACGGTGGCGGCGGTGGTGGCGTCGGCAAGCGCGGGCACGCGCGAGGGACTCGACGCCGACACGTGGTATGGCACCGTGCGCCGTGCCTGGCCCTATAAGGACCTAGCGCGCGAGGTCTTCGATTCCGTTCTTGACCTGGTCAGCGGCGTGTACCCCTCGACGGATTTTGCGGAGCTCAAACCCCGGGTGGTCTATGACCGCGTGACGGGCGTACTTACCCCGCGCCCCGGCGCGCAGCGCGTGGCGGTGACCAACGGCGGCACCATTCCGGACCGCGGCATGTTCGGGGTCTTCCTGGTGGGAACTGGTGAAGCCGGTTCTGCGCCGCGCCGCGTGGGCGAGCTCGATGAGGAGATGGTCTATGAAACCCGGGTGGGGGATGTCTTCACCCTTGGTGCGACGAGCTGGCGCGTGGAGGAGATTACGCGTGACCAGGTGCTCGTAACACCCGCGCCGGGACACACCGGTCGTTTGCCTTTCTGGAACGGCGACCAGGCCGGGCGGCCTTATGAGTTGGGCAAGGCGCTGGGGGCGTTTCGGCGGGAGGCATACGCCGATCCGTCGGTGGTGCGGGATGCGGATGAGAACGCGCGGCGCAACATCGCGGCCTACCTCAGGGAGCAAGACGAGGCCACCGGGCTCATCCCGGATGAGAAGACGTTGCTACTGGAGCGCTTCACGGATGAGCTAGGGGACTGGCGCGTGCTGTTGCACACCCCGTTTGGCCGGCCGGTGAATGCGGCGTGGGCGCTGGCGGTGGGCCAGCGCGTGGCGGAGCGTACCGGGATGGATGCGCAGGCCGTGGCGGGCGATGACGGCATCGTGCTGCGCTTGCCGCAGGGGGAGGCGGATCCGGACGCCTCGCTGTTCCTGTTTGATGCTGATGAGATAGCGGACATTGTCACCGAGCAGGTGGGAAACTCTGCGCTCTTTGCCTCGCGTTTCCGGGAATGCGCGGCGCGAGCGCTGCTTCTGCCGCGGCGCAATCCGGGCAAGCGCGCGCCTTTGTGGCAGCAGCGCCAGCGTGCGGAGCAGCTTCTCGACGTCGCCCGCAATTACCCCTCCTTCCCCATCATCCTGGAGACCGTGCGCGAGTGCGTGCAGGATGTCTACGATCTGCCGGCGCTGACGGAGGTCATGCGGGAGCTGGCGCACCGCCGCATTCGCATCGCGGAGGTCACCACGGAACAGCCCTCGCCCTTTGCGTCCTCGCTGCTGTTTAACTACACCGGCGCGTTCATGTATGAGGGGGATTCGCCGCTGGCGGAAAAGCGCGCGGCGGCCTTGGCCTTGGACCCGGCGTTGCTGGCGAAGCTTTTGGGAACGGTGGAGCTGCGCGAGCTTCTCGACGCCGACGTTATCGCCGAAGTCCACGCCCAGCTGCAGCGCACCATCCCGGAACGACAGGCGCGCACCACCGAGGAGGTCGCGGACCTGCTGCGCGTGCTCGGTCCCATCCCGGTCGAGGAATTCGGCGCGCACGCCACGGTGCCATTGAGCGCACTCGATGCGCTCGGTGCGCGGATTATGCGGGTACGCATCAACGGCCGCGAGCATGTGGCCCAAGCACTCGATGCGCCGCTGCTTCGCGACGGCCTGGGCATCCCCGTCCCACCCGGCATCCCCGCCCAGCAGGCCACGATTACCGACGCCGTGGACCAGCTGGTTAGCCGCTGGGCGCGCACGCGTGGGCCGTTTGTGGCGCGCGATGTGCAGGACGCCTTTGGCCTCTCGGCCGCGGTGGCGCACTCGACGCTGAAGGGGCTGGATTCCATCCTGGCCGGGCATTACCGGCAGGGTGTGGAGGAGCAAGAGTACTGCGCTGCAGAGGTGCTCAAGGTCATCCGCTCGCGCTCGCTGGCGGCCGCGCGGGCGGCCACGCAGCCGGTCTCGCCCGCGGCTTTTGGACGCTTCCTTCCGGACTGGCAGCAGGTGGCCGCGGTGGGCCGGCGTCCCGTGCTGCGCGGGGTGGACGGCGTCTTCGCCGTCATCGAGCAGCTAGCTGGGGTGCGCCTGCCAGCCTCGGTGTGGGAGAGCCTCATCCTGCCAGCACGGGTAGGGGATTATTCGCCGACCATGCTCGATGAGCTCACCGCCAGCGGCGAGGTCCTTATCCTCGGCGCCGGCAAGGCCGGCTCCAACGACCCGTGGATCATGCTGCTGCCGGTGGATTATGCCGCACAGTTGGCCCCGCAGGTCTCCGAGGAGGAGGCTGGCCCGTCCCTGCTGCAGACTCAGCTGCTCGCGGCCTTGCAGGGCGGCGGTAGCTACCTCATCTCCGATATCCAACCGCAGCTTAGCGGCACGCCCGAGGAGGTCCGGGAGGCGCTCTGGGGACTGGTGGAGGCAGGCTTGGTTAGCCCTGATTCCTTCGCACCCATCCGAGCCCACTTGGCCGCAGGCGGACGCGCTGGGCGGGCAGCACACCGGGCCAAGCGCCGGCCTTCGCGCTCACGCCTGCGCATGGGGCGCACGTCCTTTGCGCAAGCACACAATGCTTCCGGTACACCAACCGCGCCCGACGTGGTGGGACGCTGGTCGCTGTCCGTTCCAGCCGCCACGGACGCAACCTCGCGTTCCATCGCGCACGGCGAGGCCTGGCTGGACCGTTATGGCGTGCTTACCCGCGGTTCTGTGGTGGCCGAGGATGTCCTGGGCGGTTTCGCCTTGGCCTACAAGGTGCTCTCTGGCTTCGAGGAGTCCGGCAAGGCGATGCGCGGCTACGTCATTGAGGGCTTGGGCGCCGCGCAGTTCTCCACGCCAGCGGTCATCGACCGCCTGCGCGGGCTGGCAGATTCGCCCGACGTCACCGGCTGGCCGTCCGGTACCCGCGAGCTGCAGACCTATGTGTTGGCTGCCACGGACCCGGCGAACCCGTATGGTGCTGCGCTATCCTGGCCGCCCTCCGACGGCCCCGACTCTGCAGCCCGTCCAACCCGTGCCGCCGGTGCACTCGTCGTACTCATGGATGGCCTGCCCGTAGCCCACCTGACCCGCGGCGGCAAGACGCTCACGACCTTCCTGACAGCACTGCCGGAAGGCATCGAGCGCGCTGAGGTATTGACTGCGATTCTTAACGGCCTCAACGAACTTGTGGCTTCTGGGCGTTTGAGCAAGCTCGTCATTGAGAAGGCCAACGGCCGGCCCATCTTCGAGTCGGAGCTTGCCGGCGAACTGCGCGCCTTGGGAGCGGCGCTAACCCCGAAGGGGGTGCGCATGAGCGGCTCCGCACACACTTCTTCTTCCAGCCGTGCAGGACAGCACGGCGAACCTGGAGAGGACGCGCGCTCCTCCGAGCCGCACCGTCCCCTGCTCCGAGGCGGGCGCCGCGCTGTGGACGCCATAGAGGAGCTGACTTTCGACGACCCCGTGGACTCCTCTGAGCCTAACGACCCACCATCTGCGCCCAGCAGTCCCGGCGGCTTCCGCCCGCGTCGACGCCGACGCTGA
- a CDS encoding DNA-formamidopyrimidine glycosylase family protein: MPEGDSVLQLSNRLQFIEDRRVTYSSLRVPRYATVRFDGLVCEEVWPYGKHLFMDFGGELILHTHLKMEGTWAIHYAGDRWRKPGHSARVVLQLENSPRDIELVGHWLGLVEVFPAREFEQRMAHLGPDILAPEWLEGGFEEAVRRIESRPERSIGAALLDQRNVAGLGNEYRAEICFLAGVHPATPVALVDVPHILTLSRRLIWANRDSPVRVTTGVKRAGETTYVFGRNRQRCRRCGTLIEKAMLGGVDAGGDEGELERVIWWCPHCQPRR; the protein is encoded by the coding sequence GTGCCAGAGGGTGATTCCGTTCTGCAGCTGTCCAACCGTCTGCAGTTCATAGAAGACCGGCGCGTGACCTATTCATCCCTGCGCGTGCCCCGCTATGCCACCGTGCGCTTTGACGGGCTAGTGTGCGAGGAAGTCTGGCCTTATGGCAAACACCTCTTCATGGATTTTGGTGGCGAGCTCATCCTGCATACCCACCTTAAGATGGAGGGCACGTGGGCCATCCACTACGCCGGGGACCGCTGGCGCAAGCCGGGCCACAGCGCGCGCGTGGTGCTGCAGTTAGAGAACTCCCCGCGCGACATCGAGTTGGTGGGGCACTGGCTAGGGCTGGTCGAGGTTTTCCCCGCCCGCGAGTTTGAGCAGCGCATGGCGCACTTGGGCCCCGACATCCTCGCGCCCGAGTGGCTAGAGGGTGGATTCGAGGAAGCTGTCCGCCGCATCGAGTCCCGCCCTGAGCGCAGCATCGGTGCGGCCCTCCTGGACCAGCGCAACGTGGCGGGCTTGGGCAACGAGTACCGCGCCGAAATCTGCTTCTTGGCCGGCGTTCATCCAGCGACGCCGGTAGCGCTTGTCGACGTCCCCCATATCCTCACCCTCTCCCGCCGCCTCATCTGGGCCAACCGCGATTCCCCGGTGCGCGTGACCACCGGTGTGAAGCGGGCAGGGGAGACGACGTATGTCTTCGGACGCAACCGTCAGCGTTGCCGGCGCTGCGGCACACTCATTGAGAAGGCCATGCTGGGCGGAGTGGATGCCGGCGGCGACGAAGGCGAGCTGGAGCGCGTCATCTGGTGGTGCCCGCACTGCCAGCCGCGCCGCTAG
- a CDS encoding YccF domain-containing protein, translated as MKIIFNIIWLATGGLVLALGYFLLGILACIPIVTIPAGVASMRMANFALWPFGRSVIQPVKGTGGMSRFSNVVWFLVAGLWLAIGHVTTAAAQAVTIVGLPVAWANLKMIPVTCFPFGRKIVDSDEIPFGWESMIKL; from the coding sequence ATGAAGATCATTTTTAACATCATCTGGTTGGCAACTGGTGGCCTTGTCCTTGCACTGGGCTACTTCCTTCTGGGCATCCTGGCCTGCATCCCCATCGTGACCATCCCTGCGGGCGTGGCCTCGATGCGCATGGCGAACTTCGCGCTGTGGCCTTTCGGGCGCTCCGTCATTCAGCCGGTCAAGGGTACTGGTGGCATGTCGCGGTTCTCCAACGTTGTCTGGTTCCTGGTCGCTGGCCTGTGGCTAGCCATCGGTCACGTCACCACCGCAGCGGCCCAGGCCGTGACTATCGTGGGCCTTCCGGTTGCCTGGGCCAACCTGAAGATGATCCCGGTGACGTGCTTCCCGTTCGGCCGCAAGATCGTCGATTCTGATGAGATCCCCTTCGGCTGGGAGTCGATGATCAAGCTCTAA
- a CDS encoding HNH endonuclease signature motif containing protein, whose product MGDLETYFSYRNSGITLVKQAVGGEKRLRALGASPADATELARLNHIYFGATKFTGKQRQARSRAAEQGHDLATLSLIESYTKKLNNQLHAWNLRLKLAGTPAPNIPAVAAKRLKELKPKRVPKPGVRMTYRADGPHSLTITDDPMTVTEMRGVLESLNQNNLLEATKQVFFNKSHGGTKPAVFTSVVVTLDKLDKIISGDGDDIVLELTNGGRMTGTQFLNYKFAEIGYVTLIHPTIGPVWLHRMKRLAGFEQRIMASAEHPTCARKGCNKPADYAHVHHLVPWKAGGTTDPPNLTMLCAYHNGINDDDPEKPTGAGYVFRLRGEVGYIPPWAEPITAQAAYQQAQNNLPRPG is encoded by the coding sequence ATGGGGGATTTAGAGACCTATTTCTCCTACCGCAACTCGGGGATCACACTAGTGAAACAAGCGGTAGGAGGCGAGAAACGTTTACGCGCACTCGGCGCTTCGCCTGCCGATGCCACCGAACTAGCACGCCTAAACCACATTTACTTCGGCGCCACGAAATTCACTGGTAAACAACGACAAGCCCGTAGCCGGGCCGCAGAGCAAGGCCACGACTTAGCCACATTAAGCTTGATTGAGTCCTACACCAAGAAACTCAACAATCAGCTGCATGCCTGGAACCTACGCCTCAAGCTTGCCGGCACCCCAGCACCAAACATCCCAGCCGTAGCAGCCAAGCGCTTAAAAGAACTCAAGCCTAAACGTGTGCCGAAACCTGGGGTGCGCATGACCTACCGTGCTGATGGTCCGCATTCACTCACCATTACCGATGACCCCATGACCGTCACCGAGATGCGCGGCGTTCTAGAATCTCTCAACCAGAACAATCTGTTGGAAGCAACCAAACAGGTCTTCTTCAACAAGTCCCACGGCGGAACCAAACCCGCCGTATTCACCAGCGTGGTCGTAACCTTAGACAAGCTCGACAAGATTATCTCCGGCGACGGGGATGACATCGTCCTCGAGCTCACCAATGGTGGGCGTATGACCGGCACGCAGTTTTTGAACTACAAGTTTGCTGAGATCGGCTACGTCACCCTCATCCACCCCACCATCGGGCCGGTATGGCTGCACCGAATGAAACGCTTGGCCGGGTTCGAGCAGCGCATCATGGCCAGTGCCGAGCACCCCACCTGCGCCAGGAAAGGCTGTAATAAACCGGCTGATTATGCCCACGTGCATCACCTAGTGCCGTGGAAAGCAGGAGGTACCACCGACCCGCCGAATCTAACGATGCTGTGTGCCTACCACAACGGTATTAACGATGATGACCCGGAGAAACCCACCGGTGCCGGCTACGTCTTCCGCCTCCGCGGCGAAGTAGGCTACATCCCACCCTGGGCAGAACCGATCACTGCCCAGGCGGCTTACCAACAAGCCCAGAACAACCTCCCCCGGCCAGGCTAA
- the pgi gene encoding glucose-6-phosphate isomerase: MDITAQPQWAALTSLFESKKDLNLRELFANSPSRATDYSFDAAGLHVDLSKNLIDEDVVSKLVDLARAADVEGRRDAMFAGERLNNTEDRAVLHTALRLPVEKDLSVDGQDVAADAHEVLGRMRDFATALRSGAWLGHTGHTIKKVVNIGIGGSDLGPAMAAKALRSYEVAGISAEFVSNVDPADLAATLDGLDAGSTLFIVASKTFTTQETLANAHAARRWLIEQFDGDESAVAKHFVAVSTNAEKVAEFGIDTQNMFGFWNWVGGRYSVDSAIGLSLMCTIGPMDFMRFLEGFHAMDEHFRTAPLEQNVPVLMGLLGVWYSNFFGAQTHAVLPYSEDLGRFPAYLQQLTMESNGKSVRRDGTAVSAGTGEIYWGEPGTNGQHAFFQLMHQGTQLIPADFIGFARPKEDFPTADGTGSMHDLLMGNFFAQTKVLAFGKTAEEIAAEGVDESLVPHKVMPGNRPTTTILAEELTPQTLGALIALYEHIVFTQGIIWDVNSFDQWGVELGKQQANDLAPAVSGKEEAASGDGSTDALIGWYRSHR, from the coding sequence ATGGACATCACCGCACAGCCACAATGGGCCGCGCTCACCTCTCTTTTTGAGAGCAAGAAGGACCTCAATTTGCGCGAGCTCTTCGCCAACTCTCCTTCCCGCGCCACCGACTACTCCTTCGACGCCGCGGGCCTGCATGTGGATCTGTCAAAGAACCTCATCGATGAGGACGTCGTGTCCAAGCTCGTGGACCTCGCCCGCGCCGCGGACGTCGAAGGGCGCCGCGACGCCATGTTCGCCGGTGAACGCCTCAACAACACCGAGGATCGCGCCGTACTGCACACCGCGCTGCGCTTGCCTGTGGAGAAGGACTTGAGCGTTGACGGCCAGGACGTTGCTGCCGACGCCCACGAGGTGCTCGGCCGCATGCGCGACTTCGCCACCGCACTGCGCTCCGGCGCGTGGCTGGGGCATACAGGCCACACCATCAAGAAGGTCGTCAACATCGGCATCGGCGGCTCTGACCTGGGCCCCGCCATGGCCGCCAAGGCCCTGCGCTCCTACGAGGTAGCGGGCATCAGCGCAGAGTTCGTCTCCAACGTTGACCCGGCGGATCTCGCCGCGACTCTCGACGGCCTCGACGCCGGCTCCACCCTCTTTATCGTGGCCTCCAAGACTTTCACCACCCAGGAAACCCTGGCCAATGCTCATGCCGCGCGCCGCTGGCTCATCGAGCAGTTTGATGGTGATGAGTCGGCCGTCGCCAAGCACTTCGTTGCAGTCTCGACCAACGCGGAGAAGGTCGCCGAGTTCGGCATCGATACCCAGAACATGTTCGGTTTCTGGAACTGGGTAGGCGGGCGCTACTCCGTCGATTCCGCCATCGGCCTGTCCCTGATGTGCACCATCGGCCCGATGGACTTCATGCGCTTCCTCGAAGGCTTCCATGCCATGGATGAGCACTTCCGCACCGCACCCCTGGAGCAGAACGTGCCGGTCCTGATGGGCCTGCTCGGCGTCTGGTACTCCAACTTCTTCGGCGCGCAGACCCACGCGGTTCTGCCCTACTCCGAGGACCTCGGGCGCTTCCCTGCCTACCTGCAGCAGCTCACCATGGAGTCCAATGGCAAGTCCGTGCGTCGTGATGGCACCGCAGTCAGCGCCGGTACCGGGGAGATTTACTGGGGCGAGCCAGGCACCAACGGCCAGCACGCTTTCTTCCAGCTCATGCACCAGGGCACCCAGCTCATCCCGGCGGACTTCATCGGCTTTGCCCGCCCGAAGGAGGACTTCCCCACTGCAGATGGCACCGGCTCGATGCATGACCTGCTCATGGGCAACTTCTTCGCACAGACCAAGGTCCTGGCCTTTGGCAAGACCGCTGAAGAAATCGCCGCCGAGGGCGTGGATGAATCCCTCGTTCCGCACAAGGTGATGCCGGGCAACCGTCCTACCACCACCATCCTGGCGGAGGAGCTCACCCCGCAGACCCTTGGCGCACTCATCGCGCTCTACGAGCACATCGTGTTTACCCAGGGCATCATCTGGGATGTCAATTCCTTCGACCAGTGGGGCGTGGAGCTGGGCAAGCAGCAGGCCAATGACCTGGCACCGGCTGTCTCCGGCAAGGAGGAGGCCGCATCCGGCGACGGTTCCACGGATGCTTTGATTGGCTGGTACCGCAGCCACCGTTAA